The Harmonia axyridis chromosome 3, icHarAxyr1.1, whole genome shotgun sequence nucleotide sequence TTCTTTTTTGAGAAACTCCTTAATTTCATCAGTTAGACTCTCGTTTCCTGATTTCTTCTGCTGCTCATCTTTGTAATTTTCTATCagtttcttaattttttcttcaatttctttattGATATTACTAGTGGTTTCTTGTTCGTTTTCCGTCATCGTCTCATTTTTGGGTCTCAACAAATCCTCTTCAGAGTGTTTGTCTTCATTTACAGATGGTTTTTCCAAAGACGGTAAATTTTCTTCCATGCGAATTTCCTTTTCTAGTTTTCTAGGATTTTCGGTTGGCTCTATTGTAGAGTTCCTATTTCTAGGAGCCACAGATACTCTCATAGTGGTACCTCTCAAAATTGATTTCTTAGGAATGTTATTTATCACAATAGTGTTGACTGAACAAATTTCAGAACTTGATGCATCAAGATCGGCATACTCAGGTATATTCATTTCTAAAGCGAAACTGAAAGGATGATGTTTGCTTTTTCTTATATCGAAAACAACTTCATCTACTTCTTCAGGTAGAAAATCTCCAGTTCTTTGAAGATCTATGCTGAATTTTTTCGATGGCTTCTTACGATCGAGTTGTATTTTTACTCGTAATAAGTGAAGTTCATTTTGTATTATCTTCTGAGTTTTTATGATGATATTTGTGTAAGGAACCAGTTTCAGGAGACCATCTTTTATCGTGTTTATTGCTTCTTCTACGGTGAAAAGTGTTTCATTATCTGGTAATTGAATTGATAATGTGAAATTTGTTGATGAGAGGATTGAGCTGGTATCATTTTCGTATTTCTCAACAAGCTCTTTAAGTGCATCATATATTGCTTCCGTGTTATTTGTATCTGGGTTAGTAAGATCTAGTAATTTAGATGAAATATCTTTTTCTTCTTTGGATTGGTCCTTACTTAGTTCTTCCACTTCTTTCAGCTCTTCGTCAGGTAATACAGTTGTTCTGAGTAATATTTCATCTAATCTTATATCTTCTGGAAGAGATTTACTCAATATATCAATAATGGAACAAATTTCATTTCCCAAAATTCCGCGACCTATATCATTCACTTGTTTTAGTTTCAAATCGAAGCTCATGGTACTATTATCCGTTAGATTCGACCATAAAGGTCTAAGAATATCTTCCAGTTCTTGAGGACTAATTTCTTCTAATTTCGATAAATCTACTGGAAAAACTTCTTCGTTCTCTTTTGATCGTTCCAAATCTTCAGTTAATGATCTTAGTTCTATATTGAGTTTCAAGAATTTCAATTCTTCAGATATGACAGTTTGAGCCTGTATTAGAATTTGTGAGTATGGAAACAGTAGCTCCACCTCCTTTCTAATGATATCCAGGATATTATGTTCTAATAGATAAGAAACATTTTGTGGCATCATCATAGAAATGTTAGACTGGTTTCCTGAGTTTTGCAGCTGACTTGTGATTTTTTCCAATgcagattttatttcatttatgacaTTGACTTCAGTTGGCATTAGTGCAGATCTCAATTCAGGTTTCATACCAGCTTGCAATGGTTCATCCATCGGGAGCAGTTCCTCAGATTTTGGTATAAGAGTAACATCTAAATCTACACTACCGTAGCGAGTTTTTTTGGGTATTTTGCTGGTAAGTGTCTTCATAATCGAGCATATATCATCACTTACGGAACTTCCTTCATTTGGTAGAGTTATTTTGAATGCAAGTGTTACTGGCTTTtcacttttctctaattttgaTAGAATATGTGGTAAGGCATCTTCTAATTCATCTTTGAAACTCGAATCACTTTTGGTGAGATCTATCGGAATTTTATCTTCATCAACCTTTGTTTCCTGGgattttaatattttctccAATAGATCCAAATCCTTGGAAATTATATTCTGAGCTCGCACAAGAATATCAGAATAAGGAACAAGATTTTGTAGATTAGCTTTCATTTTATCGAGTGAAGCTTCGACTGATTTATTAGCTGATATTACTGTGACGTTAAGTTTATGATCCAAAGCTTCCAGAATTTCTTTTGGTGTATATTTCGGTGTGAGGATTAATGTGAAGTTGAGTTTCGACGTAGTTTGTCCTTCAATAttttgtagagatattttaGAATCTGGATAAATTTTGCGAATACCTTCTTCCAACGATTTTTTCAAACGATCTTCTTCGTTTTTGGTGAATTGTTCAGTGGATGACACATTCAGCAGAATAATTGTTTTCTTGATGTCTTTTCCAGTGATATTCTTGCAATGTTGGCCTAAAATATACTCAACAACTTTTGTTGTGTTATCTATTGATTTTGTATCATTGACGGAGATTCTGCCTTCAATAGAAGGTTTTGTTTTGTTATATGGAGAGGATATACAGCGCAAGAGAAGATTGTTGATTGTAGGCTTTTCAATTTTTGGTTCGAGACTAATTTCAAATTCAAGCTTTGAATTCTGACTCTTTTTGTTATAGAACAATTTTGTATCCAACGATATTTTGGAATCGGGATACGTTTGCTGTAAAATTTGTTTCACTGATTCTTTCAAGCTATTTATTTGATCTGAAGTGATGGTTTTAGAAGATAATACGTGGAGTAGTATATCTGTTTTGTTACTGCCGATGTCAGTTGAGTTTTCACATAGTTCTCGTAGAGCGGATTCAACAGTTGCTGTTATATTCTCGTCatttttctctatgtttataTTGACTTCTTCGATATTTGGCTTTGTGGATTCTTCCGGAGTTGGACTCCTGCTTGGTGCATGTTTTTTAGGTATGCGAGGAATGACTGGTTTTGGTTTTTGAATTACAAAGAGTGTTAAACG carries:
- the LOC123674660 gene encoding FK506-binding protein 5-like; the protein is MMDIFLTRFVIFIFLVSVIEKANSLDKAGDKKEIKNNPFAPNSAIFKIPVSKTVNLDFRHASEKKIESELLKVLADLLKNKAIKQEKIVLNIKPPKDSSTAFVKKFTHLLKEETSSVVPDAVIGAKSTIFKKKSGQISTLRLTLFVIQKPKPVIPRIPKKHAPSRSPTPEESTKPNIEEVNINIEKNDENITATVESALRELCENSTDIGSNKTDILLHVLSSKTITSDQINSLKESVKQILQQTYPDSKISLDTKLFYNKKSQNSKLEFEISLEPKIEKPTINNLLLRCISSPYNKTKPSIEGRISVNDTKSIDNTTKVVEYILGQHCKNITGKDIKKTIILLNVSSTEQFTKNEEDRLKKSLEEGIRKIYPDSKISLQNIEGQTTSKLNFTLILTPKYTPKEILEALDHKLNVTVISANKSVEASLDKMKANLQNLVPYSDILVRAQNIISKDLDLLEKILKSQETKVDEDKIPIDLTKSDSSFKDELEDALPHILSKLEKSEKPVTLAFKITLPNEGSSVSDDICSIMKTLTSKIPKKTRYGSVDLDVTLIPKSEELLPMDEPLQAGMKPELRSALMPTEVNVINEIKSALEKITSQLQNSGNQSNISMMMPQNVSYLLEHNILDIIRKEVELLFPYSQILIQAQTVISEELKFLKLNIELRSLTEDLERSKENEEVFPVDLSKLEEISPQELEDILRPLWSNLTDNSTMSFDLKLKQVNDIGRGILGNEICSIIDILSKSLPEDIRLDEILLRTTVLPDEELKEVEELSKDQSKEEKDISSKLLDLTNPDTNNTEAIYDALKELVEKYENDTSSILSSTNFTLSIQLPDNETLFTVEEAINTIKDGLLKLVPYTNIIIKTQKIIQNELHLLRVKIQLDRKKPSKKFSIDLQRTGDFLPEEVDEVVFDIRKSKHHPFSFALEMNIPEYADLDASSSEICSVNTIVINNIPKKSILRGTTMRVSVAPRNRNSTIEPTENPRKLEKEIRMEENLPSLEKPSVNEDKHSEEDLLRPKNETMTENEQETTSNINKEIEEKIKKLIENYKDEQQKKSGNESLTDEIKEFLKKEQSPLSNETMWKNMESTNVPKNLESIRKDIDEITKSINKNNFPSLEKYVEEEKDDHDSEKELEKKKQNQKENHDKLSENPSEKYVEEEKDDDELEKDLKKNKQNQKKNHDKISENPSEAEKKFQEKETLPEKTKWHMDENSPKNEEQDRMKNKERLKRDDLDEDKSKVIPTSKPWKENVEKAEKRNKKNSDNKREKYNEDINKTSNETEKPEENEERTEIPIKAFYNDQNDVLRYKENLNLSNATSNWEDILKDVAISVVKIVPSDDKETIEMTLNVIPPPDTTVNTMKDITKALISSLVSALPKDIVNVETEVKKDEEDIVNSAQIKITLSNNNTLGRDIVQEEKLKDKLKSESERVTELNQLLNELDKDIDKDIKTLIQTPLKKTKNIPKQSRKKKVTTPKPFEKFSDLILEV